The proteins below come from a single Aegilops tauschii subsp. strangulata cultivar AL8/78 chromosome 6, Aet v6.0, whole genome shotgun sequence genomic window:
- the LOC109778744 gene encoding protein MODIFYING WALL LIGNIN-1: MMEKGGRGLSCRAAVCGIVVLLCATAFSCSLAAEFRRVKDGDMKLDGSLCSLPRSSAFELGVAAIAFLSVAQLVGTTAAATTMCASSSKPGKPVATGGRVAPVALLALSWVCFALAVILLATAASMNSGQRYGRGWMDGDCYVARNGVFGGAAALVVVTALLILGLTFATKTAAAGSSTTACARRDAACTTTIRVDAATGASPGQPGGRSKQ, from the exons ATGATGGAGAAGGGGGGCAGAGGGCTGTCCTGCCGGGCCGCGGTCTGCGGCATCGTCGTCCTGCTCTGCGCCACCGCCTTCTCCTGCTCCCTCGCCGCCGAGTTCCGCAGAGTCAAG GACGGGGACATGAAGCTGGACGGCAGCCTCTGCTCCCTGCCCAGGAGCTCCGCCTTCGAATTGGGCGTCGCGGCCATCGCCTTCCTCTCCGTCGCGCAGCTCGTCGGCACCACCGCGGCGGCGACCACCATGTGCGCCTCCAGCTCAAAGCCCGGCAAGCCCGTCGCCACCGGAGGCCGCGTCGCGCCCGTCGCGCTCCTGGCCCTCTCATG gGTGTGCTTCGCGCTGGCCGTGATCCTGctggcgacggcggcgagcaTGAACAGCGGGCAGCGCTACGGCCGGGGGTGGATGGACGGCGACTGCTACGTCGCCAGGAACGGCGTGTTCGGCGGCGCCGCCGCCCTGGTCGTCGTCACGGCGCTCCTCATCCTCGGCCTCACCTTCGCCACCAAAACCGCGGCGGCCGGCTCGAGCACGACGGCGTGCGCCAGACGAGACGCCGCCTGCACAACTACCATCCGTGTCGACGCGGCAACAGGCGCGAGCCCGGGACAGCCGGGCGGGCGATCCAAGCAATGA